In Spiroplasma floricola 23-6, the DNA window TCTGTATGAATGGGGTCAAAACTTCCTCCAAACAAAGCAATTTTTTTCATTTTCTTTTATCCCTTACTAATTAACTCTTTTAAATATTTACCTACACCATTATTGTCAATGTGATCAATAATTTTTCAAGCTTGTTTTTTTAAGTTTTCAACAGCATTTCCAACAGCTATTCCAAATGGCAATTCGCTAACCATTTCTATATCATTGTTATTATCACCAATTACATGAATGTCTTTCAAAGCAACATTCATAATTTCAGCTCATTTTTTAATACCACTAGCTTTGTTTATTCCTTTTGGCATTGCATCAACTAATATTCTTGATTGAATTATTGTTGAAGGATGATATAAATTTTTAGACTTCAAATAAACTTTTAATTCTTCTGCTTTTACTGTGTCTGTTTTACAATCAAGTGAATACATTAATTTAACTGTTCTGTGTACATCATTTTTAATATCTTCAATTAATTCATTATAATTATTATATAAAATAAATTCTGGTTGATCTTCTTCAAGATAATGTCCATAAAGTTTTTTATAAGCTTTAACTCTTTCTGCGCTTTTAAGTGCACATAAAGTTGTTGCAGTATATACAGAAACATCTAAATCATTTTCTAATGAATGTTGCAGTAACTCTATTACTAAATCTTTGTCCATTATATGTTCATAATATACTTCTCAAGTTAAAGGATCAGTAATTGCTCCCCCATTTGAACTTACTACAGGAAGAGTTACATTTAATTGTTTAATGTAATGCTTCATATTTTGAAATGCTCTTCCAGTAACAATAAAGAATTTATTATTTGATTTTTTTTGATAAGCATTTATATCATTAATTGTTTCTTCCAATATTTTAAAGTCACTGTTTTTAACAACAGTTCCATCTAAATCGCTTCCAATATAAGGTAATTTCATAATCTTATATCCTCCAAAAATAATTTTACAATATATTTTAAAAATAACCATAGGTCAATTATTGAAAATCAA includes these proteins:
- a CDS encoding HAD family hydrolase; the encoded protein is MKLPYIGSDLDGTVVKNSDFKILEETINDINAYQKKSNNKFFIVTGRAFQNMKHYIKQLNVTLPVVSSNGGAITDPLTWEVYYEHIMDKDLVIELLQHSLENDLDVSVYTATTLCALKSAERVKAYKKLYGHYLEEDQPEFILYNNYNELIEDIKNDVHRTVKLMYSLDCKTDTVKAEELKVYLKSKNLYHPSTIIQSRILVDAMPKGINKASGIKKWAEIMNVALKDIHVIGDNNNDIEMVSELPFGIAVGNAVENLKKQAWKIIDHIDNNGVGKYLKELISKG